A genomic region of Helicoverpa zea isolate HzStark_Cry1AcR chromosome 8, ilHelZeax1.1, whole genome shotgun sequence contains the following coding sequences:
- the LOC124632614 gene encoding uncharacterized protein LOC124632614, with product MADDEDEGVFGGMYEDGHWVWDEQTQALLFVSDLPPKQIENIQIQTKAPTGTIEFRDDVDLIEQIRYRRRYQRKLKPGQADVITLQDVKDIALYTAPINILSPMLINLLHLPTTERFLRALILCCGYYLQIADEMATRMLELTTKVRTPDCEKIENEFRDNLADLRVLVAKEYCIMLIGGADTKKFHHMGPLKKRQSLSDKDARLFETLLRMSVQIVWLALGRKSFNQIELETHRLFKSEIFNAVEHTLKTGYISRMVAAEQAVLLGHCVRHDKKLNTRSPLMNEVFCHRPIDYRLLGLGVVKYPKISSRLKYLRLLVSGPEESMMESAVTLGIIGLPRTQFDTMLRPISLSTEAKSKASIASQSAHSSKSSFKKAAPSLYPPIIIPRKDQHEIYFPPSFPDETEKPCPVSDVQQKRWLNRLTKLLASTTH from the exons atggcCGATGATGAGGACGAAGGAGTTTTTGGGGGAATGTACGAGGATGGACATTGGGTGTGGGACGAACAGACACAAGCATTGCTGTTTGTAAG TGATTTGCCTCCGAAGCAGATAGAAAACATACAGATACAAACGAAAGCGCCAACGGGCACTATTGAGTTCAGGGATGACGTGGATTTAATAGAACAG ATCCGCTATCGTCGACGCTATCAAAGAAAACTGAAACCAGGACAAGCGGATGTCATTACTCTACAG GACGTTAAAGATATAGCTTTATACACCGCTCCTATTAATATTCTGAGTCCTATGCTCATAAATCTGCTACACTTGCCGACTACTGAAAGATTTCTTAGAGCCCTCATCCTCTGCTGTGGTTACTATTTACag ATAGCAGATGAAATGGCAACGCGCATGTTGGAACTTACTACAAAAGTGAGAACTCCGGACTGTgagaaaattgaaaatgaatttcGTGATAACCTAGCCGACCTCAGAGTTTTAGTAGCTAAAGAATATTGTATAATGCTTATTG GTGGAGCTGACACGAAGAAATTTCATCACATGGGTCCTCTGAAGAAGCGGCAGTCGTTATCGGACAAAGACGCGCGTTTGTTTGAAACATTACTTCGCATGAGCGTGCAAATTGTTTGGTTAGCGCTAGGGCGCAAGAGTTTCAATCAGATTG AGCTGGAGACTCATCGGTTATTTAAGTCTGAAATATTCAACGCTGTAGAACATACGTTAAAGACTGGATACATTTCACGTATGGTGGCGGCAGAACAAGCCGTTTTACTTGGCCACTGTGTCCGACATGACAAAAAGCTAAACACTCGCTCGCCGCTCATGAACGAGGTGTTTTGTCACCGGCCCATTGATTACCGTTTATTGGGTCTTGGCGTAGTCAAATATCCAAA gaTATCATCCCGACTAAAATATTTGCGCCTGCTTGTCTCTGGTCCAGAAGAAAGTATGATGGAATCGGCTGTGACGTTGGGTATTATAGGTCTGCCTAGGACGCAATTTGATACAATGCTTAGACCAATTTCGCTATCAACCGAGGCTAAATCTAAAGCTTCTAT AGCGTCACAAAGCGCACACAGTTCGAAGAGCTCCTTCAAAAAAGCTGCTCCATCTTTATACCCACCAATAATAATACCACGGAAAGATCAACATGA GATCTATTTCCCGCCATCATTTCCTGACGAGACGGAGAAGCCGTGCCCGGTCAGCGACGTGCAGCAAAAGCGATGGCTCAACAGACTTACTAAACTGTTGGCTTCTACTACTCATTAA
- the LOC124632612 gene encoding protein phosphatase 1 regulatory subunit 36-like, giving the protein MADDDDEGGFGGLYEDGHWVWDEQTQGLLFVSDLPPARVETVQITTKAPTGAIEFRDDIDLIEQLRYKRRYQRKPTPGQEDLVTLQDIKDIALYTAPVSLLSPMLIDLLHLPTTERFLRALIFCCAYYLQISDEMTTRISELETKVRTHDCEILENKYRENLSDLRLLVAKEYCIMLIGGGDMRRFHHMGPNKKRTSLSDKDARLFETFVRMAVQIVYLALGRRNFRQIELECHRILKSEIFNTVEHTLKTGYLSQMMPEEHKVLLGTCVHHDKKLNTRSPLMNEVFCHRPIDFRLMGLGVVKYDDLKEASRLHYLYLIVAGPEEKLKRANMSVGLIGMPRSLFDTMLQPVCRTDSKSSKQNVASSYGVAMSKSESRKSISQGFYPQIYLPDKDTKELNMFTIRLPSNTRDPVACESSPATSLAQQVHKTNEAVC; this is encoded by the exons ATGGCCGACGACGACGATGAAGGTGGTTTTGGTGGTTTGTATGAAGATGGACACTGGGTGTGGGATGAGCAAACACAAGGTTTATTGTTTGTGAG TGATTTGCCTCCAGCTCGAGTGGAAACTGTTCAAATAACAACTAAAGCACCAACAGGTGCTATCGAATTCAGAGATGATATTGACCTTATTGAACAg CTTCGCTATAAGCGACGTTATCAAAGAAAACCAACACCAGGACAAGAGGATCTGGTAACTTTGCAG gATATTAAAGACATAGCACTGTATACTGCACCAGTAAGCTTGTTGAGCCCCATGCTCATTGATTTGCTGCATTTACCAACCACAGAGAGATTTCTGAGAGCGCTTATATTCTGCTGTGCCTACTACCTACAG ATATCGGACGAAATGACCACGCGGATATCGGAACTCGAAACTAAAGTAAGAACACATGATTGTGAAATTTTGGAAAACAAATATCGCGAAAACTTGTCAGATCTAAGACTGTTAGTGGCTAAAGAATACTGTATAATGCTTATTG GTGGAGGAGACATGCGAAGATTTCATCACATGGGACCCAATAAGAAAAGAACATCATTATCTGATAAAGATGCACGATTATTTGAAACATTCGTACGAATGGCTGTGCAGATTGTTTACTTGGCCCTAGGACGCAGGAATTTTCGACAAATAG AATTGGAATGTCACCGTATATTAAAGTCGGAAATATTCAACACTGTGGAGCATACATTGAAGACTGGCTACTTGTCGCAAATGATGCCCGAAGAACACAAGGTCCTTTTGGGGACTTGTGTGCATCATGACAAGAAACTTAACACTCGTTCTCCGCTCATGAATGAGGTTTTCTGCCACAGGCCTATTGATTTTCGCCTAATGGGATTGGGTGTTGTTAAATATGACGA tttaaaagaAGCATCTCGGCTCCATTACTTATACCTTATCGTAGCTGGACCGGAAGAAAAGTTAAAGAGGGCGAATATGTCAGTGGGCCTCATTGGCATGCCGCGATCCTTGTTCGACACCATGCTCCAGCCAGTCTGCCGGACCGACAGCAAATCTTCTAAACAGAATGTAGC GTCTTCCTACGGTGTTGCAATGTCGAAGAGCGAGTCGAGAAAGTCAATCAGCCAGGGATTCTACCCTCAAAtctatctgccagataaagaTACCAAAGAGTTA AACATGTTTACCATCCGACTTCCCTCAAACACCAGAGACCCAGTTGCCTGTGAGTCAAGTCCAGCTACGTCGCTGGCACAACAGGTTCATAAAACTAACGAAGCCGTCTGCTAG
- the LOC124632771 gene encoding RWD domain-containing protein 2B — protein sequence MATTSKSTMKDCYVGCLTQQIEEFELLKSMYPNQGEIVCSDKDIIKDIREFLDNKTEYIPSHLDFKLNLFIDGLKLEVFINLPSSYPKEEPDIYVRCNKMNRQNESSLNSELMNYIKENHIGEVCLYTAISWLQENVDKFSIITQESPADTNNVSNETKNEFVRFWIYSHHIYNKRKREEIVKKARELKLTGFSLPGKPGIICIEGHHDDCKEWWKDIKSMTWKKIMIRKTEIFEPCEERSYRKFSNFEELCLKNPVHNKHSNMSELSKLMNDLGLNQVFNELFGLCNDE from the coding sequence ATGGCTACAACATCGAAAAGTACAATGAAAGATTGTTACGTCGGTTGTTTAACACAACAAATTGAAGAATTTGAATTGCTTAAGTCCATGTATCCTAATCAAGGAGAAATTGTGTGCAGTGATAAAGATATCATAAAGGACATTAGAGAATTTTTGGATAACAAAACAGAGTACATTCCTTCACATTTAGACTTCAAATTAAACCTTTTCATAGATGGATTAAAGTTGgaggtttttattaatttgcctAGCTCGTATCCAAAGGAGGAGCCAGATATATATGTTAGATGTAACAAGATGAATCGACAAAATGAATCAAGTTTAAATTCAGAGCTTATGAACTACATAAAAGAAAACCATATAGGAGAAGTGTGCCTATACACTGCAATTTCATGGTTGCAGGAAAATGTTGACAAATTTTCAATCATAACACAAGAAAGTCCAGCAGACACAAACAATGTATCCAATGAAACTAAGAATGAGTTTGTAAGGTTTTGGATATACTCTCATCACATTTACAACAAAAGAAAACGAGAAGAAATTGTTAAAAAAGCTAGAGAATTGAAATTGACTGGGTTCTCTTTGCCTGGTAAACCTGGCATAATCTGTATTGAAGGTCATCATGATGATTGTAAAGAATGGTGGAAAGATATTAAATCAATGACTTGGAAGAAAATTATGATTAGAAAAACAGAGATATTTGAACCTTGTGAAGAAAGGTCATATAGGAAGTTTTCTAATTTTGAagaactttgtttgaaaaatccaGTACATAATAAACATTCCAACATGAGTGAACTTTCAAAGTTAATGAATGATCTGGGGTTAAATCAAGTTTTTAATGAGCTTTTTGGATTATGCAATGATGAATAA
- the LOC124632707 gene encoding probable dolichyl pyrophosphate Glc1Man9GlcNAc2 alpha-1,3-glucosyltransferase — protein sequence MISQIVVIVTTVKLLFIPLYHSTDFEVHRNWLAITHNLTLDKWYYDETSEWTLDYPPFFAWLEFVLSFIAKYFDPQMLYLTNLNYKSDMTILFQRLSVIVLDFVYIYSVKRLSGFIGDGKLLVFILLMTCPGLLMVDHIHFQYNGLLFGILLYSTSHIIENNYLTAAFWFAVLLNMKHIFLYIAPVYIVYLFRAYCFTISSVDGVHTPWYSFSLMNLFKLAFTVISVFGLSFGPFLNHLPQILSRLFPFKRGLCHAYWAPNFWALYSFTDKVLANIVTKAGLYRIPKTEASMTGGLVQQYDHAVLPSITPTMTIVLTVVAMLPALVKLWHLCADRRYRVLSFVRCMVICAACSFLFGWHVHEKAILMILIPLSFLSVLGDVDGRQFLILTTVGNYSLFPLLYPKNLFSIKFFILLTHVALAFVNIRTLYEPAKVKGGRRIRVLRLPMLKQLESLYLYGLIVLCVYDNAIHSLWGLDKTLPFLPLMITSVYCAFGVIYVWLRYYYYFLTFNVSQVPTLCTVNLAEKYKKTT from the exons ATGATTTCTCAGATAGTTGTGATTGTTACGACTGTTAAATTGCTATTTATTCCACTCTA TCATTCTACAGACTTTGAAGTGCACAGAAATTGGCTGGCAATAACACACAACCTAACTTTAGACAAGTGGTACTATGATGAGACTTCAGAATGGACACTGGATTACCCGCCATTCTTTGCATGGCTGGAATTTGTTTTATCATTCATAGCTAAATATTTTGATCCGCAAATGTTATACTtaactaatttaaattataaatctgATATGACTATTCTGTTTCAAAGATTATCAGTTATTGTACTGGATTTTGTTTATATCTATAGTGTAAAAAG GTTGTCAGGTTTTATTGGTGATGGCAAACTTCTAGTTTTCATATTACTGATGACTTGTCCTGGTTTGCTGATGGTAGACCACatacacttccaatataacggGTTGCTGTTTGGGATACTCCTTTATTCCACTTCACATATCATAGAA AATAATTATCTAACAGCAGCATTTTGGTTTGCAGTGCTATTAAATATGAAGCACATATTTTTGTACATAGCTCCTGTTTACATTGTGTACTTATTCAGGGCATATTGCTTTACAATATCTTCAGTGGACGGCGTCCATACTCCATGGTACTCATTCTCCCTGATGAACCTATTCAAACTGGCATTTACAGTTATTTCTGTATTTGGACTTTCTTTTGGACCTTTTCTAAATCATCTTCCTCAG atcttatcaagattgttcCCATTTAAAAGAGGATTATGTCACGCTTACTGGGCACCTAACTTTTGGGCATTATACAGTTTTACCGATAAAGTTTTGGCGAATATAG tGACTAAAGCGGGACTATACAGAATACCAAAAACAGAGGCATCAATGACTGGAGGTCTTGTTCAGCAGTATGATCATGCAGTATTGCCATCAATCACTCCAACTATGACAATTGTGCTGACTGTGGTCGCAATGTTGCCAGCACTTGTCAAACTGTGGCATTTGTGTGCTGACAGGAGATATAGGGTGTTAAGTTTTGTAAG GTGCATGGTGATTTGCGCGGCGTGTTCGTTTTTGTTTGGCTGGCACGTTCATGAAAAGGCCATTCTGATGATATTGATACCATTGAG CTTCCTGTCAGTGTTGGGCGACGTGGATGGAAGGCAATTCTTAATTCTAACAACAGTCGGGAACTACTCACTGTTCCCACTGCTCTACccaaagaatttattttctattaagttttttatattattaactcATGTAGCTTTAGCTTTTGTTAACATTCGTACTTTATACGAACCCGCGAAGGTCAAGGGCGGCAGAAGAATCAGGGTACTCCGCTTGCCCATGTTGAAGCAATTAGAGTCTTTATATCTTTATGGTCTTATAGTTCTATGTGTCTATGACAATGCAATCCACAGTCTGTGGGGCCTTGACAAAACATTACCATTTCTACCGTTGATGATAACTTCTGTCTATTGCGCATTCGGAGTCATATATGTGTGGCTTCGgtactattattatttcttaacatTCAATGTCAGTCAAGTTCCTACATTGTGCACAGTTAACTTAGCAGAGAAGTATAAGAAGACAACATAG
- the LOC124632713 gene encoding uncharacterized protein LOC124632713 — MSDEDDFGIGGLYENGRWLWDERQKRIVFLSNLRPKVDEFDLYYTQPSGVMEFREDVDIIEQLRYRRYFQRKLEPGQADVIRLQDIKDLVIYTAPVNFLSAKLINMLHTPTGERFLRALILYCGYSIQIEDAMRERDLELEKKVRTPDSDILEEEYRDNLGDLRILVAKEYCTILTGAGDMKPFHHMGPLKKRRSLIEKDARSFETFIRMCVQIVYLSLGRRYFNQIELETHRLLKSEAFNAVGHKSQGRDPKKGHIQEVLLGKCLRHDRQLKLHSPLMNEVFCTRQIDYRLKGLGVVKYPNLTTRLRYLRLAVAGPEEQMATESVIIGIIGMPRARFDTMLRILPTLTPEQKSKSTVLMSRSKQVSSVTKSCTTKQSLHMRTYPDIIIPPKESVEIAAPKGFSEDPDDINPVNEVQRRLWQSRFKMMMNLLTQRRKPRR, encoded by the exons ATGAGCGATGAGGACGATTTTGGTATTGGAGGCCTGTATGAAAATGGGCGCTGGTTGTGGGACGAAAGACAAAAAAGGATCGTGTTTTTGAG TAACCTGCGCCCAAAGGTTGATGAATTTGATTTGTATTACACCCAGCCAAGTGGCGTTATGGAATTCAGAGAAGACGTTGATATAATTGAGCAG ttgCGTTACCGCCGCTACTTTCAACGGAAACTGGAACCGGGTCAAGCTGATGTAATTAGGTTACAG GATATCAAAGACTTGGTCATTTATACTGCACCAGTGAACTTTTTGAGCGCAAAACTTATTAACATGTTACACACGCCGACAGGGGAACGATTTCTTAGAGCGCTTATACTATACTGTGGCTATTCTATTCAG ATAGAAGATGCGATGAGAGAGCGCGATTTAGAGCTGGAAAAGAAAGTAAGAACTCCAGATAGTGACATATTGGAAGAGGAATATCGGGACAATTTAGGAGACCTAAGAATATTGGTGGCTAAGGAATATTGTACAATTCTTACTG GTGCCGGAGACATGAAACCATTCCACCATATGGGTCCCTTGAAGAAACGAAGATCCCTAATCGAAAAAGACGCTCGATCATTTGAAACGTTCATACGAATGTGTGTACAAATCGTTTATTTGTCACTCGGGCGAAGATACTTTAATCAAATCG AGTTGGAAACTCATCGTTTATTAAAATCGGAGGCGTTCAATGCTGTAGGACACAAATCGCAGGGTCGGGATCCGAAAAAAGGCCATATTCAAGAAGTATTACTTGGCAAATGTCTGCGTCACGACCGACAGTTGAAACTTCATTCTCCGCTTATGAACGAAGTCTTCTGCACCAGGCAGATTGATTACAGACTAAAGGGACTTGGAGTTGTCAAGTATCCTAA CCTGACCACTCGTCTACGGTATTTACGCCTCGCTGTGGCTGGCCCCGAAGAACAAATGGCAACTGAAAGTGTAATAATAGGCATCATTGGCATGCCGCGGGCGCGATTCGACACCATGCTCAGGATCCTCCCGACGCTTACTCCTGAACAAAAATCGAAATCAACTGTCCTGATGAGTAG gtcgaaACAAGTATCATCGGTGACGAAAAGTTGTACGACGAAACAGTCTTTGCACATGAGGACTTATCCCGACATAATAATACCACCCAAAGAGTCTGTGGA gatTGCCGCCCCTAAAGGTTTTTCAGAAGATCCGGACGATATTAACCCAGTGAATGAGGTCCAGCGACGGCTTTGGCAGAGCAGGTtcaagatgatgatgaacctCCTGACCCAAAGGCGAAAACCGCGTCGTTAG
- the LOC124632726 gene encoding uncharacterized protein LOC124632726 yields MATAILGSVEFREDIDLVEQQRFRKRIQRKVTDDTDFVTLQDIKDVVLFTAPSKIMKPFVINLLHLSATDRLLRALILFCQYHLQVSTVMATRTSELETKIRTPKSEEVELRYLENLEDLRLLVAKEYSNMIQGSGEFAKYHHMGHMKKLRSQIRREGFMFETFIRISIQIVWIALGRKSFSQIELEVHRIFKSQVFNSAEHKLGKGDQFDEITANERNVLVGHCLRKKYKVDMLSPLINEIHCCRRNIDHRIYGLGIVKYPHLSPRLLYMEGALSLPESELLKNDISLGMLGSPRSNFDILLREITYSVDDSSNTSGGKISKSVSRASKPMQRTKSSLAESIQSYKDIDLPPQVDEEDLPSEFPTKSYPHRHPEEGQRQKWILKCTRILNKHRALHF; encoded by the exons ATGGCCACCGCCATTTTAGGATCCGTAGAATTCAGAGAAGATATCGATTTGGTTGAACAG CAACGATTCAGAAAACGTATCCAGCGAAAGGTCACGGACGACACAGATTTTGTCACCCTTCAG GATATAAAGGACGTTGTCTTGTTCACTGCTCCGTCCAAAATTATGAAACCATTTGTAATCAACCTGCTTCATCTCTCGGCTACGGACCGACTACTACGAGCTCTCATATTGTTTTGCCAATATCATTTGCAG GTTTCAACTGTTATGGCGACGCGTACTTCGGAACTTGAAACAAAAATTCGCACTCCCAAAAGCGAGGAAGTAGAATTGCGCTACCTGGAAAATTTAGAGGACCTGCGTTTACTCGTCGCTAAGGAATATTCCAACATGATACAAG gttccgGAGAATTTGCAAAATATCATCATATGGGTCACATGAAAAAATTGCGGTCCCAAATTAGACGCGAGGGCTTCATGTTCGAGACTTTTATACGAATCAGTATCCAGATCGTATGGATAGCACTAGGTCGGAAATCTTTTAGTCAAATTG AACTGGAGGTCCATAGAATATTTAAGTCGCAGGTATTCAATTCAGCCGAACATAAGTTGGGTAAAGGCGATCAATTTGACGAAATAACAGCCAACGAACGAAATGTGCTGGTTGGTCACTGCTTGCGCAAGAAATATAAGGTGGACATGCTGTCACCTCTGATAAATGAAATACACTGCTGCAGGAGAAATATTGACCATCGAATTTATGGACTTGGAATCGTCAAATATCCACA TTTAAGCCCTCGCCTCTTATACATGGAAGGTGCACTATCTCTGCCGGAAAGTGAGTTACTAAAAAACGATATTTCATTGGGCATGTTGGGATCGCCGAGATCCAATTTCGATATATTACTGAGGGAAATCACTTATTCCGTCGATGACTCTTCAAATACCAGTGGTGGCAAGATAAgcaa ATCAGTGTCAAGAGCATCTAAGCCGATGCAAAGAACAAAATCATCCCTTGCGGAATCAATACAATCGTATAAAGACATCGATCTACCGCCACAAGTTGATGAAGA gGATCTTCCAAGCGAATTTCCTACAAAATCTTATCCACACAGACATCCCGAAGAGGGGCAGCGCCAAAAATGGATTCTGAAATGTACGCGGATTCTTAACAAACATCGCGCACTACATTTTTAA